The region GCCGCTGCAGATCCTGTTCAGCGCGGCGTTCTTCCTGTCGGTGGGGGTGCAGCTGGACCTGCGGTTCGTGCTGGGTCACCTGGGCCTGGTGCTGGGCGCGGCGGCGCTGATCGCGCTGCTGAAGGTCGTGGTGACGTCCCTGAGCGTGCGGCTGCTGGGCGAGGACTGGCGCACGGCGCTGCCCGTGGCGCTGCTGACCGGGCAGGTCGGGGAGTTCTCGTTCGTGCTCGCCACGACCGGCGCGGCCCTGGGCCTGAGTTTCGCCGGGCTGGGCGAGCAGGGCTCAGGGGTGTTCATTGCGGCGACGGTGCTGCTGATGGCGCTGACCCCGGGCCTGGCGGCGCTGGGCGGACCGCTGCTGGCCCGTCTGCCCTCCCCTGCCCCCGGGGAAGCGGGCACGGGAGCCGCAGGTACCGGGCCGTCCGGCGGGGAGCGGCACGGGGACGGCGCGCATGGCCTGCCGGTCGCGGGCCGCGTGGTGTTCCTGGGGTACGGCGCGCACGCCCGCCTGGCGGCCCGCGCCCTGAGCCGCGCGGGGCAGCCGTACTCAGTGGTCACCCGGAACCCGGACGGCGCGAGTGAACTCCAGGGGCGCGGCGCGCCGGTCCTGATCGCGGACTACACCCGCGCGGGGCTGCTGCGGGACCTGGGCATCGACTCGGCCCGCGCGGTCGTCATCGCGGACGACGACACCGAGATGACCGAACGCACCCTGAGTGTGCTGCGCACGGTCGCGCCGCAGGTGCAGGTCATCACGCGCGCCACCTCGCCCGAGGGAGTCGCGGGGTTGCAGGCGCTGGGCGCGCAGCACATCCTGAGCGCGCACAAGGAGGTCGCGGCGGGCATCCTCGACCTGCTGACCCCGCCGGAGGTCACGCGGACGGAACTGTCCCGCCACCTCGCCGAGCACCCGCCCGTGACCCTGAGCGCCACGCAGCGCGCCCAGTGCGAGCACGCCGTGCACAACGCCGGGCCGGTCACGCCCGAGGCGGACGTGTGCCTGGAATGCGTCGCACTGGGCGACACCTGGGTGCACCTGCGGGTCTGCATGACCTGCGGGCACGTGGGCTGCTGCGACTCCAGCAAGAACCGCCACGCGACCCGCCACGCGCAGGGGCAGGGGCACCCGGTCATCCGCAGCGCCGAACCCGGCGAGGACTGGGCGTACTGCTACGAGCACCGCTGGACGAAATGATACGGACTCCGGTTGAAAGGTTTGCAAAATCTTTCAACCCGAGTGGAGCGAGGAGGAGAGAAACGGGTTCCGGGCGTGGAGTTGGCAGATCGGCTGTGTTCCGATCTGTTAACGAAACAAACGGAATCCGTATGACGCGGGACGACCCTGCGCCCATGGGCGGACGCGCCTGCCCGCGCGGTCCCGTAGACTGCCGCGCATGACTGCTCCCAGCGCCGTGCCCACCGAGATCGTCACGCCCAGGTTGCGGCTGCGCCGCCCCGATCCGGCGGACGCGGAGGCGTTGGTGGCCGCCGTGAACGCGTCGCTGCCGCAGCTGCGCGAGTGGATGGTGTGGGCGCAGGCGCCCATGACGCTGGACGCCTCCCGCGAGAACCTGACGGGCGCCGCCGAACGCTTCGACGCGCGGGAGAACCTGCGCTACCACGTGTGGAACGCCGAGGGCACCGAGCTGGTCGGCAGCAGCGGGTACCACGCGCTGGACTGGCGCGTCCCGAAGGGCGAGATCGGGTACTGGATCGCCACGGCGCACGCCGGGCAGGGCTACGCGCGCGAGGTCGTGCAGGCCCTGACCGACCTGGCCCTGACAGATAGCGCGGCGGGCGGCCTGGGCCTGCGGCGCCTGGAGATCCGCTGCGATCCCGCCAACGGGCGCAGCGCCCGCATTCCCCCGGCGCTGGGCTACACGCTGGACGCCCGGCTGGTGAACGACGACGTGACCGCGGACGGCTCGGCGCCGCGCGACACGCTGATCTTCAGCCGCGTCCGCTGACGTTCAGGGCGTGATGCGCGTGCCGGCCTCGCCGCGCGCGGCGGCGGACAGCGCCCCGGCGTGCATGCCGCTGGCGATCACGGCGAAGGGCGCGCCGCGGTCCAGGGCGTCCAGGGCGGCGCGGACCTTGGGGATCATGCCGCCCGCGATCCAGCCGTCCTGAATGCCCCCCTCGACCTCGGCGCGGGTCAGGTGCGCAGCGCGGCTCTCGGGGTCGGGGTAGGTGCGGTACACGCCGTCTACGTCGGTCAGGAACACGATGCCCTCGTTCAGGGCGCCCGCGACGGCCCCGGCGGCGGTGTCGGCGTTCACGTTCAGGGCGTCCCCGTCCGGGCCGACGGCCACGCAGCCGACGACCGGCGTGAGTCCCGCGCCGAGCAGGGCGCGCAGCACGTCCGCGTTCACGCCGGTCACGCGGCCCACGCGGCCCAGCGTGGGGTCGAAGACCTCGGCGCGCAGCAGTTCCGAGTCGCGGCCCATCAGGCCCACCGCGCGGCCCACGTCCTGGCTGAGCTGCTTGTTCAGCTGACACAGCGCCATCTCGACGACGTCCATCGCCTCGGGCGTGGTGACGCGCAGCCCGGCGCGGAACTCGCTGGGGATGCCGCGCGCGGCGAGTTCCCGCTCGATGACGGGGCCGCCGCCGTGCACGACGACGACGGTCTGCCCGGCGCGCAGCGCGGCGATCTCGGCGGCGACGGCGCGCCGCAGGTCCAGACTCTTCATGGCATTCCCGCCGTACTTGACGATCACCCCCGGAGTGTAGCGCCGGGGGTGACTGCGGAATGCGTTCAGACGATGGGGCTCAGCTCCAGTTCCAGACGGTGGGTTCGTACTCGAACGAGCCGGGCGCGAGGCGGCGCAGGTGCCCGATGGCCGGGAACGGGAAATGGTACCCGGTCACCCAGAGTTTGCCGTCGGTGATGCGCGCGAAGATCTCCTGGCGGGTGCGGGCGGCCTGCGCGCCGTCGGTGTCGAAGCCCACGTACGCCCCCTCGTGTTTCAGGGAGATCAGGAAGTGCCCGCCGGCGTCCCCGAGGATCAGGGCGCTCTGGCCGCCGCTCTGCGCGAGGACGCTGTGGTGGCCCGCGGTGTGGCCGGGCGTGGCCACGGTCAGGACGCCGGGCACGATCTCCTCGCCACTTTTCAGGAGCTTGAACTTGTCCTTCAGGCCGATCAGGTTGTTCTTCACGGCGTCGTTGGGGTTGGCCTGCGTGACCCAGAAGTTGAATTCGGCCTCGTTGATCATGTGCTGGGCGTTGGCGAAGGTGGGTTTGCCGTTCGTGGTCAGGCCGCCGATGTGGTCGCCGTGCCCGTGCGTGATGAACACGACGCTGATCGTGTCGGGTTCGATCCCGGCGCGGCGCAGGTTCGCGACCAGCTGCCCGCTGGCGCCGCCGCGGCCGGTGTCGATCAGGATGCGTTTCCCGCCGATCTCCAGCAGGACCGGGTTGAAGTGGTTCACGGTGTTCGTGGCGGGCACAGAGTACTCGGCGAGGGTCGCGGCGAACTCGGCCTGCCGGTCGGGGTTGGCGCCCCAGGTGGGCAGCAGCGCGGCCAGTGGGGCGGTGCCGTCGCTGACGGTGGTCAGGGTCATGTCGCCGATCTTCTGGCGGTAGAAGCCACTGCCGTTCATGGCCATCGCGCCGGACGCGGCGGCGGGGGTGGCCGGTGTGGCGGGGGCGGTCTGGGCGCGGGCCAGGGGCGCGGCGGCCAGCGCGGCGCCGGTGGCGGTCAGGAAGCGCAGCGTGTCGCGGCGGGCGGGACGGGGGGTGCGGTCGTCTTGGGGCATGCGTGAACCTCCGGGGGGTGAACTGTGAAAAACGCGTTCACGTTAAACGACCCGGGCGGGCCGGAGATGTCAGCCAGCCTGCCATTTCCCCGCCGGGCCTTGAGCGATCCTTCACGGCCCCCGCAGCCCTGTCGGCAGACTGCGCCACCCGTTTTCCGCCCCTGCGCCCTGACAGGAGTCGGCGGGCAGGCCGAGTGCCCTGCCCGCCGACCGACCCCCGTCCGGTCAGTGCTCGCGCAGCCAGCTGATCAGGTCCGGGCCGGACAGTGGGGGCGTGATGGCGTAGCCCTGCGCGGCGTCGCAGCCCAGTTCCCGCAGGATGCCCAGCTGGTCGGCGGTTTCCACACCGACCGCCACGACCTGCAGGCCCAGGTTGTGTGCCAGGTCGATGGTGCCCTGCACGAGCGTCAGGGACTTCTCGTCGCCGGGCAGGCGGGCGGTCAGGGTGGGGTGGAGTTTCACGGCGCTCAGCGGGAAGCGCGTCAGGGCCGCGAGGCTGCTCGCGCCGTCCCCGAAGTCGTCCACGCTCAGGCGGGCGCCCAGGGAGCGCAGCTGTTCGAGCAGGCCCAGCGTCTCCTGGCTGTGATCCAGCAGGCTCCCGGCGCTCACCTCGATGTCGGGCGCGCCCTCGGTGGACAGCAGCGGCAGCAGGCGGCGCAGCCCGGCCGAGCGGCGCAGTTCCTCCAGGCTCAGGTTCACGCTGACCGTCCAGTTCGCGTGGCGGTCCGGCAGCGCGGCGCGGACCGCCTGACGGCCCAGCACGGCCTCCTGCACGACCCACTCGCTGACGTGCGTGATCAGTTCGCTGCGGCTGGCGAGGTCCAGGAAGCGGGCCGGGCCGAGCAGGCCCAGGGTGGGGTGGTTCCAGCGCAGCAGCGCCTCGGCGCTGAAGGCCCGGTCGCGTTTCAGGGACAGCGCGGGCTGGTACAGCAGCGTGAACTGGTCCTTGTCCAGCGCGCCGCGCAGCGCCTCTTCCAGTTCGAAGGCGCGGGCGACCTCGTCGCGCAGGGCGGGCTGGAACACGCTGCGCTGCGCGCGGCCCTGCCGTTTGGCGTGCTGCATGGCGACCTCGGCGTTGGCGAGCACCGCGTCGTTCGCCGCGTCGTCCGGGCGGTCGGCGACGCCCAGCGCGGCCGTCAGCTGCACGTCGCGCTGCCCGACGCGCAGCGGACTGTCCAGCACGGCCCCGGCGCGGTTCAGGGCGGCGGCGGCGCCCACGTCCGGCAGGAACACCATGAACGAGTCGTCGGCCAGCCGGGCGGACAGACCGTGAGCCTCGCTGCTCAGGTCGTTCAGGCGGGCCGCCACCTGGATCAGCAGGCGGTCGCAGGCGGTGCGGCCCAGCGCGGCGTTCAGTTCGGAAAAACCGTCGAGGTCCAGGCAGACAGCCGCGCCACGCTCGCCGGTGCGGCCCAGCGCCTCGCGCACCCCGGTGCGGTTCAGGAGGCCCGTCAGGGCGTCGTGGCGGGCGTCGTGGCGGATCTTCGCCTGCGCGCGGCGCAGGGCCGTCAGGTCACGCAGGGTCAGCAGGACGCTGCCGCGCGCGCCGCCGGCCTCGCCGCCCACGCCGGTGGCGCGCAGTTCCATCTGGCGGACCGTGCCGTCCGGGAGGGCCAGCAGCACCTCGCGCCGCATGGGGAGGGGAATCTCCTTCCAGTCGGGCAGGGCCAGCGGTTCCCCCTCGGGCGTGAAGATCTTGACGCCCAGTTCGGTCATGACGCGCGTGACGGCCAGCCCGACCAGCCGCGCGGCCTCCAGGCCCAGCAGCGTCGCGGCACGTTCGCTGACCAGCTGGGCGCGCCCGGCATGATCCACGAGGATGGTGGCGTCCTCCGAGAGGGCCAGCACCTGACTCATGACGCCCAGCGGGGCGAGGCCGTCCCGCGCGGCGGCCTCGCCCTCGGCGACGAGCAGGCCGGGTTCGCTGGTGCGACGCACGCGCAGGTTCAGGCTGCCGCCCCCGGCGAGTTCCACGTCCGCGCGGGCGGCGCCGCCGGCCGCGGCGAGCCGCACGAGGTCCCGCACGGGGTCGCTGGGCACGTCCGCGAAGCACGCCCAGGACCACAGGGGCGCGCCGGTCACGACCGGGGCCCCGGCGGGCAGCAGGCTCAGGAAGCCCTGGCTGGCCTGCAGCACCGCGCCGGACTCGGAGAGCAGCGCGGCGGGCGTGTCGGTGTCCAGCAGCGCGGAGACGCGCGCGGCGCGTTCGTACTCGCCGGTCACCTCCTGTAGGGTCAGCATGACCCCGGCAGCGGACGCCCCGAAGTACGGTCTCGCCTCGCCGCGCACCCACGCGGCGTGCCCGGCGTGCGTGATCTGCTCGTCCGGGAGACGCACCGAGCGGCCCGCACCCGCCTGCATGAGCGCCTGCACGAGCGCCGGGCGGTCCCGGAACACGTCCTGCACGGGGCGGCCGGTCACGTCCGGTTCGGCCAGGGCGAACAGTTCCAGGAACGGGCGGCTGACCTTGCGGAACACCAGGTCGCCGGTCAGCCACGCGGTCGCGACGGGCAGCTGCGTGATGAGCACCTCGGTTTCGCGGTGCACGCCGTCGGCGCGGGCGGCGGCGAGCAGCATGGTCAGGACCTGCACGGCGGCGTCGGGCGGCGGGCCGTCCTCCTGCCACAGCAGGCCCAGCAGCGCGCCGTCACGCGTGAGCCAGGTCATCTCGCCGCGTTCGAACCACTCGTCGGGCGGCACGAGGTCCAGTCCGGCCCGTTCGGGGGGGGTGTCGGCGCGGACGCGCAGGACCTCGTCGCCCAGCGAGGCGAGGAGGGTGGCGCGGGGCGTGTGGACGCGCATCAGGTCACTCAGGGCCGCCTGCACGGCGGTGAAGGCTGCGGGAGTCACGATGGGGTACCTCGAACCAGCGGGGAGGGGGCGGCGGGACGGGTGAGGCGCATACGCCGGGAATCCTGACATCCGGACTCTTACCACCATCATTCACCATCGGTGACCTGTGCGGGATTCATCACGACCACCCCCCCCGGCTGCCCCCACTGGGGCGCGGGACTTATCCTGTGGGCATGAAGCAGAAACTCTCCACCCTGATCGCCCAGGCGCGCGGCGGGCGCGTGATCCGCACGCCCTTCGTGGACGGCGACGACATCGACCGCCGCCTGCTGAACGACCCGGAGGTCCGCCACAAGCTCGCCGGGGGCTTCCCGGACGCGCGCCGCGTGGTGCTGACGCTGCACCCCGAGCACATCCCCGAGGTGGACGGCGGCGTGACCGTGTACCGCGTCACACCGCACGAGGGCGGCCCCGCGTGGGACGCGCAGGACTTCGCGGTGCAACTGAAACGCCTGGGCCTGGACGAGGACGGCCTGGGTGACTTGCGCGAGGACCGCGGCAGTTTCCTGATCGCCGCGACCGGCAAGGCCGCGCAGCAGGTCGCCGACCTGACCAGCCTGGGCGGGCGCGACGTGGACGTGGAACCGGTCGGCGAGAGCGCCGGGAAGGGCAGCAAACTGCGCGAGGTCGTGGTGCCCAGCATGCGCGTGGACGTCGTGGGCGCCAAGGGCTTCGGCGTGAGCCGCGCGTACTTCCAGCAGGGCATCGACGGCGGCAAGGTCCGCCTGAACGGCCAGCCCGCCCGGGCCAGCAGCGAGATCCGCGAGGGCGACAGTCTCGCCGCCGACGGCCTGGGCCGCATCGACTTCAAACGCGTGGTGAACGAGACGCGGCGCGGCAACTACAAGGTCGAACTCGACGTCCACCGATGATCGACCTGCTGTCCCGCAATCCCAGCCTGGACCCGGAGGCCCTGACGGCCGAACTGGCCCCCACGCCCCGCTACCAGGGCGTGCGGTTCGCCACGTACCATCCGAACGCGGCGTACCCCAGCCAGGAGGAGGCGCGCGTGGCCACGCAGGCGTTCCTGAAGGGCGCGCAGGTGCGGCCCGGCGGCTTTCGCCTGTTCCGGCGCGCCAAGCCCGAGGGGCGGGGCCTGTACCTCGACGGGGGCTTCGGGGTGGGCAAGACGCACCTGCTGGCCAGCGCGTGGCACGAGGCGCCGGGCCGCGCGGCCCTGATGAGCTTCCAGGACCTGATGTACATCATCGGGGCGCTGGGCATGACCCGCGCCGTGGACGCGTTCCGCGGGCACGACCTGCTCCTGATCGACGAGTTCGAACTGGACGACCCGGGCAACACGCACATGGCGAACACGTTCCTGGGGCAGCTGATGCCCGGCGGGACGAGCGTGATCGCCACGAGCAACACCGAACCCGGCGCGCTGGGCCAGGGGCGCTTCAACGCCAGCGACTTCCAGCGGCAGATCCAGGCGATCGCCAGCCGCTTCGAGACGCACCGCATCGACGGACCGGACTACCGGCAGCGCGGCGTGCGCCCCGAGGACGTCCTGACGCCCGCCGAGTTCACCGCCTGGGAGGCCCGGCAGCAGGGCGCGACGCTGGCCCGCCTGAACCACCGCGACCTGAGCCGTCACCTGTTGCAGGTGCACCCCAGCCGCTTCAGCCGCCTGCTGGCGGGCGTGGGTGCCGTCGCCGTGACCGACCTGACCCCCATGCCGGACCAGAACGTCGCGCTGCGCTTCGTGCACTTCATCGACAAGCTGTACGACCTGGGCCTGCACGCCGCCTTCACCGGCACGAACCTGAGCGGGCTGTTCAGCGACACGTACCGGCACGGCGCGTACGCCAAGAAGTACAGCCGCTGCCTGTCCCGCCTGTCGGAACTGCTGAAAGAGGCCCGGCAGGAGCGGTAGGGGCCGGTCCCGGGGTCTGAGGGTCGAAGGGTCTGAGAGTCCAAGGGGCGAGGGACCAGAGGTCCAGGGAACGCGGGGTCCTGGCTGTTCCCGCCCCGGTCACGCGCGCACCTAACGCCCGTTTGAGTAGCATGCGCGCATGACGAAAGCGGGCGCAGAGTTACAGGAACTGATCGCGGCGATGGAGCAGCGCCGCACGCGGGTCGAACAGGGCGGCGGCCCCGAACGCCTGAAGAAACAGAAGGCCGGGGGGAAACTCACCGCCCGCGAGCGGATCGAGGCGCTGCTGGACCCCGGCAGCTTCCTGGAGATGGGCACCTTCGTCGAGCACCGCGGCGGCCGCCTGATGCAGGGCGTGGACGCCCCCGGCGAGGGCGTCGTGACCGGGCGCGGCACCATCGACGGGCGGCAGGTGTTCGTGTTCAGCCAGGACTTCACGGTGCTGGGCGGGTCTTTAGGCAAGATGAACGCCGCGAAGATCACGAAAATCATGGACATGGCCGCCAGGACCGGCTGCCCCGTGATCGGCCTGAACGACAGCGCCGGAGCCCGCATCCAGGAGGGCGTGGACTCTTTAAGCGGCTACGGCGAGATCTTCTACCGGAACGCGATCTACTCGGGCGCGGTGCCGCAGATCAGCGCGATCCTCGGGCCCTGCGCGGGCGGCGCGGTGTACTCCCCGGCACTGACGGACTTCATCCTGATGAGCGAGGGCAGCAGCTACATGTTCATCACCGGGCCCGAGGTCATCAAGTCCGTGACGCGTGAGGACGTCACCTTCGACCAGCTGGGCGGCGCGGACGTCCACACCCGCAAGAGTGGCGTCGCGCACCTCGCGTACGACGGCGACGAGGCAGTCCTGGCGGGCATCCGTGACCTGCTGGGGTACCTGCCGCAGAACGCGCACGAGAAGGCCCCCGCACACCCCACCCAGGACCCCGCCACCCGCACGAACGAGCGGCTGCTGGACATCGTCGTGCCGGACCAACGCAAACCGTACGCGATGCACGACGTGATCCACGAACTCGTGGACGACGGCACCTTCCTGGAAATCCAGCCGAACTGGGCGAAGAACATCGTCGTGGGCTTCGCGCGGCTGAACGGCGAGTCGGTCGGCATCGTGGCGAACAACCCGCGCGTCATGGCGGGCACGCTGAACATCGACGCGTCGGACAAGGCCGCGCGGTTCATCCGCACCTGCGACTGCTACAACATCCCCATCCTGACGCTGGTGGACGTCACGGGCTTCCTGCCGGGCGTCGCACAGGAACACGCCGGGATCATCCGCCACGGCGCGAAGATGCTCTACGCCTACGCCGAGGCGACC is a window of Deinococcus grandis DNA encoding:
- a CDS encoding cation:proton antiporter, producing the protein MTVWWMWGALALLGTAGAEGAGAEAAHAGPPAFLVQLTLLLIVSAAAAYGSFRLRLLPIIGFLLAGVLVGPGALGLIRDPQLISAASEVGVMLLLFTIGIEFSLERLSRIARLIFLGGGLQVGLTVLAAAGALLAFGVGAADAVFTGCLLALSSTAIVMKLLGERGETNARTGQVSLGILIFQDLAVVLMVLLIPMLAGQGGGAAGVLIALAKAGGIIALVLVAARRVVPPLMEVVARTCSTEIFLLAVVALCFGTASLTALAGVSLALGAFLAGLLVSESRYGAQAMGEILPLQILFSAAFFLSVGVQLDLRFVLGHLGLVLGAAALIALLKVVVTSLSVRLLGEDWRTALPVALLTGQVGEFSFVLATTGAALGLSFAGLGEQGSGVFIAATVLLMALTPGLAALGGPLLARLPSPAPGEAGTGAAGTGPSGGERHGDGAHGLPVAGRVVFLGYGAHARLAARALSRAGQPYSVVTRNPDGASELQGRGAPVLIADYTRAGLLRDLGIDSARAVVIADDDTEMTERTLSVLRTVAPQVQVITRATSPEGVAGLQALGAQHILSAHKEVAAGILDLLTPPEVTRTELSRHLAEHPPVTLSATQRAQCEHAVHNAGPVTPEADVCLECVALGDTWVHLRVCMTCGHVGCCDSSKNRHATRHAQGQGHPVIRSAEPGEDWAYCYEHRWTK
- a CDS encoding GNAT family N-acetyltransferase, giving the protein MTAPSAVPTEIVTPRLRLRRPDPADAEALVAAVNASLPQLREWMVWAQAPMTLDASRENLTGAAERFDARENLRYHVWNAEGTELVGSSGYHALDWRVPKGEIGYWIATAHAGQGYAREVVQALTDLALTDSAAGGLGLRRLEIRCDPANGRSARIPPALGYTLDARLVNDDVTADGSAPRDTLIFSRVR
- the argB gene encoding acetylglutamate kinase, which translates into the protein MIVKYGGNAMKSLDLRRAVAAEIAALRAGQTVVVVHGGGPVIERELAARGIPSEFRAGLRVTTPEAMDVVEMALCQLNKQLSQDVGRAVGLMGRDSELLRAEVFDPTLGRVGRVTGVNADVLRALLGAGLTPVVGCVAVGPDGDALNVNADTAAGAVAGALNEGIVFLTDVDGVYRTYPDPESRAAHLTRAEVEGGIQDGWIAGGMIPKVRAALDALDRGAPFAVIASGMHAGALSAAARGEAGTRITP
- a CDS encoding MBL fold metallo-hydrolase, producing the protein MPQDDRTPRPARRDTLRFLTATGAALAAAPLARAQTAPATPATPAAASGAMAMNGSGFYRQKIGDMTLTTVSDGTAPLAALLPTWGANPDRQAEFAATLAEYSVPATNTVNHFNPVLLEIGGKRILIDTGRGGASGQLVANLRRAGIEPDTISVVFITHGHGDHIGGLTTNGKPTFANAQHMINEAEFNFWVTQANPNDAVKNNLIGLKDKFKLLKSGEEIVPGVLTVATPGHTAGHHSVLAQSGGQSALILGDAGGHFLISLKHEGAYVGFDTDGAQAARTRQEIFARITDGKLWVTGYHFPFPAIGHLRRLAPGSFEYEPTVWNWS
- a CDS encoding sensor domain-containing protein; this encodes MTPAAFTAVQAALSDLMRVHTPRATLLASLGDEVLRVRADTPPERAGLDLVPPDEWFERGEMTWLTRDGALLGLLWQEDGPPPDAAVQVLTMLLAAARADGVHRETEVLITQLPVATAWLTGDLVFRKVSRPFLELFALAEPDVTGRPVQDVFRDRPALVQALMQAGAGRSVRLPDEQITHAGHAAWVRGEARPYFGASAAGVMLTLQEVTGEYERAARVSALLDTDTPAALLSESGAVLQASQGFLSLLPAGAPVVTGAPLWSWACFADVPSDPVRDLVRLAAAGGAARADVELAGGGSLNLRVRRTSEPGLLVAEGEAAARDGLAPLGVMSQVLALSEDATILVDHAGRAQLVSERAATLLGLEAARLVGLAVTRVMTELGVKIFTPEGEPLALPDWKEIPLPMRREVLLALPDGTVRQMELRATGVGGEAGGARGSVLLTLRDLTALRRAQAKIRHDARHDALTGLLNRTGVREALGRTGERGAAVCLDLDGFSELNAALGRTACDRLLIQVAARLNDLSSEAHGLSARLADDSFMVFLPDVGAAAALNRAGAVLDSPLRVGQRDVQLTAALGVADRPDDAANDAVLANAEVAMQHAKRQGRAQRSVFQPALRDEVARAFELEEALRGALDKDQFTLLYQPALSLKRDRAFSAEALLRWNHPTLGLLGPARFLDLASRSELITHVSEWVVQEAVLGRQAVRAALPDRHANWTVSVNLSLEELRRSAGLRRLLPLLSTEGAPDIEVSAGSLLDHSQETLGLLEQLRSLGARLSVDDFGDGASSLAALTRFPLSAVKLHPTLTARLPGDEKSLTLVQGTIDLAHNLGLQVVAVGVETADQLGILRELGCDAAQGYAITPPLSGPDLISWLREH
- a CDS encoding S4 domain-containing protein, which codes for MKQKLSTLIAQARGGRVIRTPFVDGDDIDRRLLNDPEVRHKLAGGFPDARRVVLTLHPEHIPEVDGGVTVYRVTPHEGGPAWDAQDFAVQLKRLGLDEDGLGDLREDRGSFLIAATGKAAQQVADLTSLGGRDVDVEPVGESAGKGSKLREVVVPSMRVDVVGAKGFGVSRAYFQQGIDGGKVRLNGQPARASSEIREGDSLAADGLGRIDFKRVVNETRRGNYKVELDVHR
- the zapE gene encoding cell division protein ZapE, with the protein product MIDLLSRNPSLDPEALTAELAPTPRYQGVRFATYHPNAAYPSQEEARVATQAFLKGAQVRPGGFRLFRRAKPEGRGLYLDGGFGVGKTHLLASAWHEAPGRAALMSFQDLMYIIGALGMTRAVDAFRGHDLLLIDEFELDDPGNTHMANTFLGQLMPGGTSVIATSNTEPGALGQGRFNASDFQRQIQAIASRFETHRIDGPDYRQRGVRPEDVLTPAEFTAWEARQQGATLARLNHRDLSRHLLQVHPSRFSRLLAGVGAVAVTDLTPMPDQNVALRFVHFIDKLYDLGLHAAFTGTNLSGLFSDTYRHGAYAKKYSRCLSRLSELLKEARQER
- a CDS encoding acyl-CoA carboxylase subunit beta, with product MTKAGAELQELIAAMEQRRTRVEQGGGPERLKKQKAGGKLTARERIEALLDPGSFLEMGTFVEHRGGRLMQGVDAPGEGVVTGRGTIDGRQVFVFSQDFTVLGGSLGKMNAAKITKIMDMAARTGCPVIGLNDSAGARIQEGVDSLSGYGEIFYRNAIYSGAVPQISAILGPCAGGAVYSPALTDFILMSEGSSYMFITGPEVIKSVTREDVTFDQLGGADVHTRKSGVAHLAYDGDEAVLAGIRDLLGYLPQNAHEKAPAHPTQDPATRTNERLLDIVVPDQRKPYAMHDVIHELVDDGTFLEIQPNWAKNIVVGFARLNGESVGIVANNPRVMAGTLNIDASDKAARFIRTCDCYNIPILTLVDVTGFLPGVAQEHAGIIRHGAKMLYAYAEATVPKVTLITRKSYGGAYLAMNSRDMGADVVYAWPTAAVAVMGAEGAANIVYRRDIQTSDNPDATRAQKIAEYKDAFDNPYVAASKGYIDDVIPMEDTRRVLIQTFEMLRDKEEARPYKKHGNIPL